A window from Mycolicibacterium tokaiense encodes these proteins:
- a CDS encoding glycoside hydrolase family 6 protein, producing the protein MISSVLRWTSPFLAAAVVAGLGAVSLPDAPSTAPQVHLVSEANPLVGRPFYVNPNSKGIRAAAGNPSPQLNAVVNTPTAYWMDHLSTPSVDAKYIADAQAAGTMPILALYGITNRDCGSYAAGGFGSADAYRGWIDGVAGAIGGGHAAVILEPDALAMADCLSPAQQEERFDLIGYAVDVLTRNPGTAVYVDAGHSRWVPADVMAARLNRVGVAKARGFSLNTANFFTTEESTGYGAAISGMTGGKPFVIDTSRNGAGPVEGDPLYWCNPSGRALGVRPTTDTGNPQVDAFLWVKRPGESDGSCRGAPSAGTFVNQYAIDLAANAGW; encoded by the coding sequence GTGATCTCCTCAGTCCTGCGTTGGACCAGCCCCTTCCTGGCCGCGGCCGTTGTCGCCGGGCTCGGTGCGGTTTCCCTACCGGACGCCCCCAGCACGGCGCCGCAGGTGCACCTGGTCAGCGAAGCCAACCCCCTGGTGGGCCGGCCGTTCTACGTGAACCCCAACTCGAAGGGAATTCGCGCCGCCGCCGGCAACCCCAGCCCGCAGCTGAACGCCGTGGTGAACACCCCCACGGCGTACTGGATGGATCACCTGTCCACCCCGTCGGTGGACGCCAAGTACATCGCCGACGCCCAGGCCGCGGGCACCATGCCCATCCTGGCGCTCTACGGGATCACCAACCGCGACTGCGGCAGCTACGCCGCGGGCGGATTCGGCTCGGCGGACGCCTACCGGGGCTGGATCGACGGCGTGGCCGGCGCCATCGGCGGCGGCCACGCCGCAGTGATCCTGGAGCCCGATGCGCTGGCCATGGCCGACTGCCTCTCCCCGGCTCAACAGGAGGAACGCTTCGACCTCATCGGCTACGCCGTCGACGTGTTGACCCGCAACCCGGGCACGGCCGTCTACGTCGACGCCGGCCACTCCCGCTGGGTGCCTGCCGATGTGATGGCGGCGCGGCTCAACCGGGTGGGCGTGGCCAAGGCCCGCGGCTTCAGCCTCAACACCGCCAACTTCTTCACCACCGAAGAGTCGACGGGCTACGGCGCTGCGATCTCGGGGATGACGGGTGGCAAGCCATTCGTCATCGACACCTCACGCAACGGCGCGGGCCCCGTCGAGGGTGATCCGCTGTACTGGTGCAACCCCAGCGGTCGCGCACTCGGTGTCCGGCCCACCACCGACACCGGCAACCCCCAGGTGGATGCGTTCCTGTGGGTCAAGCGCCCGGGTGAGTCCGACGGATCCTGCCGCGGCGCCCCGAGTGCGGGCACCTTCGTCAACCAGTACGCCATCGACCTGGCCGCCAACGCGGGCTGGTAG
- a CDS encoding fused (3R)-hydroxyacyl-ACP dehydratase subunits HadA/HadB produces the protein MTAAAETSPLEARLGHHYQMDGTYLVGREKLREYARAVQDYHPAHWDVAAAAELGYADVIAPLTFTSAPGMQCNRRMFESIVVGYDTYLQTEEVFEQHRPIVAGDELTIDVELTAVRRTAGRDFITVTNTFTDTAGERVHTLHTTVVGVTADDIDAGVKTAVQKAMMHDMNILDIGGDDADYVKTLRPETEIRIADGSGRTPGTPDFDSITVGDDLGVHHTRLSRGDLVNYAGVAGDANPIHWDEAIAKLAGLPDVIAHGMLTMGLGAGFASTWTGDPGAVTRYTVRLSQPAVVSAAEGADIEYSGKVRSLDPETRNGVLLIGAKSAGKKIFGLATMHVRFR, from the coding sequence GTGACCGCAGCAGCAGAAACGTCTCCTCTCGAAGCCCGGTTGGGCCACCACTACCAGATGGACGGCACCTACCTCGTCGGCCGCGAGAAGCTGCGCGAGTACGCCCGGGCGGTGCAGGACTACCACCCCGCGCACTGGGACGTGGCGGCCGCTGCCGAACTGGGCTACGCGGACGTCATCGCCCCGCTGACCTTCACCTCGGCACCCGGCATGCAGTGCAATCGCCGGATGTTCGAGTCCATCGTGGTCGGTTATGACACCTACCTGCAGACCGAAGAGGTCTTCGAGCAGCACCGCCCGATCGTCGCCGGCGACGAACTGACCATCGACGTCGAACTCACCGCCGTGCGCCGGACCGCCGGCCGGGACTTCATCACCGTCACCAACACCTTCACCGACACCGCGGGCGAGCGGGTGCACACCCTGCACACGACGGTCGTCGGTGTGACCGCCGACGACATCGACGCCGGGGTCAAGACAGCCGTGCAGAAGGCGATGATGCACGACATGAACATCCTCGACATCGGGGGTGACGACGCCGATTACGTCAAGACGCTGCGCCCCGAGACGGAGATCCGCATCGCCGACGGTTCCGGCCGCACACCGGGCACCCCGGATTTCGACAGCATCACCGTGGGTGACGACCTCGGGGTGCACCACACCCGGTTGTCGCGCGGCGACCTGGTCAATTACGCCGGCGTGGCCGGCGATGCCAATCCGATCCACTGGGATGAAGCCATCGCCAAGCTCGCCGGACTGCCCGACGTGATCGCCCATGGCATGCTCACCATGGGCCTGGGCGCGGGCTTCGCCTCCACGTGGACCGGTGATCCCGGAGCGGTGACCCGGTACACGGTGCGCCTGTCGCAGCCGGCCGTGGTGTCCGCCGCTGAGGGCGCCGACATCGAATACAGCGGCAAGGTGCGGTCACTGGACCCTGAAACCCGCAACGGAGTGCTGCTGATCGGCGCAAAGTCGGCCGGCAAGAAGATCTTCGGACTGGCGACGATGCACGTCAGGTTCCGCTGA
- a CDS encoding RND family transporter — translation MSAQRIPDLIRRYSVLIALFWLVLAVLTNVFVPQLETVAESHNVSLSPQDSPSLQASKRIGAVFDEFDSDSSAMIVLEGDQPLGADAHHYYDGLVQKLSADTSHVQHIQDFWGDPLTAAGSQSSDGKAALVQLYLAGNQGESLANESVDAVRAIVNDNPPPEGLRAYVTGAAPLVTDQFEVGRQGTLKTTLITLGVIALMLLWLYRRLTTVFMVLFTVMIELTASRGVVAVLANAGIIELSTYSTNLLTLLVIAAGTDYAIFLLGRFHEARQAGEDRITAFSTMYHGTAHIILGSGLTIAGAVLCLTFTRLPYFQSLGIPAGIGVLVAVVAALTLAPALLVIGRHFGLFEPSRPMRTRGWRRIGTAIVRWPGPILVATVAVALIGLLALPSYATSYDARPYLPSDAPANVGYTAAERHFSQARLNPELLMVQADHDLRNPTDMILLERVAKAVFHTDGIAQVQSITRPLGTPLDHTSIPFQISAGSGSQINNLPFQQARGADLLKQVDVINNSIEVLRQQYALQQQSSAVTDEQTRAFQNTVATAEDLRDKIANFDDFFRPLRNYFYWEPHCYDIPICWALRSLFDALDGINALTDQLADVAGSIAKLDELQPKLLALIPPQIASQETNRDLTLTNYATTSGLNDQAAAALQNATALGQAYDASKTDDSFYLPPEAFTNPEFQRGLKLFLSPDGKAARMIITHEGDPATPEGISHIDAIRQAAKEAVKGTPLAGSQIYLAGTAATYKDIQDGAKYDLMIAAIAALCLILLVMMFITRSIVAAFVIVGTVALSLGASFGLSVLIWQEIFGVDLYWIVLALAVILLLAVGSDYNLLLISRFKEEIGAGLNTGIIRAMAGSGAVVTAAGLVFAATMASFLFADLRILGQIGTTIALGLLFDTLIVRSFMTPAIAALLGRWFWWPLNVRQRPAPRPFGGRDRDRQLRLWEDGDPVLTQR, via the coding sequence ATGAGCGCGCAGCGGATTCCGGATCTGATCCGGCGGTACTCGGTGCTCATCGCGCTGTTCTGGCTGGTGCTGGCGGTGCTCACCAACGTTTTCGTTCCGCAGCTCGAGACGGTCGCGGAGTCGCACAACGTCTCGCTGAGTCCGCAGGATTCGCCGTCGCTGCAGGCAAGCAAGCGAATCGGCGCGGTATTCGATGAATTCGATTCCGACAGTTCGGCGATGATCGTTCTGGAGGGCGACCAGCCGCTCGGTGCCGATGCCCATCACTACTACGACGGGCTGGTCCAGAAGCTCTCGGCAGACACCAGCCACGTCCAGCACATTCAGGACTTCTGGGGCGACCCGCTCACGGCCGCCGGATCGCAGAGTTCGGATGGCAAAGCGGCGCTGGTCCAGCTGTACCTGGCGGGCAACCAGGGCGAGTCGTTGGCCAACGAGTCCGTCGATGCCGTGCGCGCCATCGTGAACGACAACCCGCCTCCAGAAGGCCTGCGGGCCTACGTCACCGGCGCGGCGCCGTTGGTCACCGACCAGTTCGAGGTGGGTCGGCAGGGCACCTTGAAGACCACCCTGATCACCCTCGGGGTGATAGCGCTGATGCTGCTCTGGCTGTATCGCAGGCTCACCACGGTGTTCATGGTGCTCTTCACGGTGATGATCGAGCTGACTGCCTCACGCGGCGTCGTGGCGGTGCTCGCCAACGCCGGCATCATCGAATTATCGACCTACTCAACCAATTTGTTGACGCTACTGGTGATAGCGGCGGGCACCGACTACGCGATTTTCCTGCTCGGGCGGTTCCACGAGGCGCGCCAAGCCGGCGAGGACCGGATCACCGCGTTCTCCACGATGTACCACGGCACGGCCCACATCATCCTGGGTTCCGGGTTGACCATCGCCGGGGCGGTGCTGTGCCTGACGTTCACCCGGTTGCCCTACTTTCAGAGCCTCGGAATCCCAGCGGGCATCGGAGTTCTGGTGGCAGTGGTGGCGGCGTTGACCCTCGCACCGGCGCTGCTGGTCATCGGGCGGCACTTCGGCCTCTTCGAACCCAGCAGACCCATGCGCACCCGCGGCTGGCGCCGGATCGGTACGGCAATCGTCCGCTGGCCGGGACCGATCCTGGTAGCCACGGTGGCGGTCGCCTTGATCGGGCTGTTGGCGCTGCCCAGCTACGCCACGAGCTACGACGCCCGCCCCTACCTGCCCTCCGACGCGCCGGCGAATGTCGGTTACACCGCTGCCGAGCGGCACTTCTCGCAGGCCCGCCTCAACCCCGAATTGCTGATGGTGCAAGCCGATCACGACCTGCGCAACCCCACCGACATGATCCTGCTGGAACGGGTGGCCAAGGCCGTCTTCCATACCGACGGCATCGCGCAGGTGCAGTCGATCACCCGGCCGCTGGGCACACCTCTGGACCACACGTCCATCCCGTTCCAGATCAGTGCGGGCAGCGGCTCGCAGATCAACAACCTGCCCTTCCAGCAGGCGCGCGGTGCAGATCTGCTCAAGCAGGTGGACGTCATCAACAACTCCATCGAAGTCCTGCGACAGCAGTATGCGTTGCAGCAGCAGTCCAGCGCGGTCACCGACGAACAGACCAGGGCCTTCCAGAACACCGTGGCCACCGCCGAGGACCTGCGAGACAAGATCGCCAACTTCGACGATTTCTTCCGACCGTTGCGCAATTACTTCTACTGGGAACCGCACTGCTATGACATCCCGATCTGCTGGGCGCTGCGGTCACTGTTCGACGCGCTCGACGGCATCAACGCTTTGACCGATCAACTGGCCGATGTCGCGGGCAGCATCGCCAAACTCGATGAGCTGCAACCGAAGCTGCTGGCATTGATCCCTCCACAGATCGCCAGCCAGGAGACCAACCGCGACCTGACGCTGACCAACTACGCCACCACCTCGGGGCTCAACGACCAGGCCGCGGCGGCACTGCAGAACGCCACTGCGCTGGGGCAGGCCTACGACGCCTCCAAGACCGACGACTCCTTCTACCTGCCACCTGAGGCCTTCACCAACCCCGAATTCCAACGCGGACTGAAGCTGTTCCTCTCACCGGACGGCAAGGCGGCGCGGATGATCATCACCCACGAGGGGGATCCGGCCACCCCTGAAGGTATTTCGCACATCGATGCGATCAGGCAGGCCGCCAAGGAAGCTGTCAAGGGAACCCCGCTGGCGGGTTCACAGATCTACCTCGCCGGAACTGCCGCAACCTACAAGGACATTCAGGACGGTGCCAAGTACGACCTGATGATCGCGGCGATCGCGGCGCTGTGTCTGATCCTGCTCGTGATGATGTTCATCACCCGCAGCATCGTCGCAGCGTTCGTCATCGTCGGAACCGTCGCCCTGTCACTGGGTGCGTCGTTCGGGCTGTCGGTGTTGATCTGGCAGGAGATCTTCGGCGTCGACCTCTACTGGATCGTGTTGGCGCTGGCGGTGATTCTGCTGCTGGCGGTCGGCTCGGACTACAACCTGCTGCTGATCTCCCGCTTCAAAGAAGAGATCGGGGCCGGGCTCAACACCGGCATCATCCGGGCGATGGCCGGATCGGGGGCCGTCGTCACGGCAGCGGGTCTGGTGTTTGCCGCCACCATGGCCTCATTCCTGTTCGCGGACTTGCGGATCCTGGGACAGATCGGCACCACCATCGCCCTGGGTCTGCTGTTCGACACACTGATCGTGCGGTCCTTCATGACCCCGGCCATCGCGGCATTGCTGGGTCGCTGGTTCTGGTGGCCGCTGAACGTCCGCCAGCGCCCCGCGCCCCGGCCCTTCGGCGGCCGTGACCGCGACCGTCAACTGCGGTTGTGGGAGGACGGGGACCCGGTGCTCACGCAGCGCTGA
- a CDS encoding MmpS family transport accessory protein, protein MPRVSVSKVLQRRWMALVAVVVVVAAGFAVYRLRGIFASEDVVSTPSGAENDIVPFNPKHVLLEVFGPPGVVATVTYTDVEAQPQKAEGVALPWVYDTTTTDPAVFVNIAAQGDGDWIGCRITIDNDVKDERSAHTLNAFTYCLDKSG, encoded by the coding sequence ATGCCGCGGGTGTCGGTCAGCAAGGTGCTGCAGCGGCGATGGATGGCCCTGGTCGCGGTGGTGGTGGTCGTGGCGGCCGGCTTTGCGGTGTACCGGCTGCGTGGCATTTTCGCCTCCGAGGACGTGGTGTCCACGCCCAGCGGAGCCGAGAACGACATCGTGCCGTTCAATCCCAAACACGTGCTGTTGGAGGTCTTCGGTCCGCCCGGCGTGGTGGCGACGGTCACGTACACCGATGTCGAGGCCCAGCCCCAGAAGGCGGAAGGAGTCGCGCTGCCGTGGGTGTACGACACCACGACCACGGATCCGGCCGTCTTCGTCAACATCGCGGCGCAAGGCGACGGCGACTGGATCGGCTGTCGGATCACCATCGACAATGACGTCAAGGACGAGCGTTCGGCGCACACACTGAACGCCTTCACCTACTGCCTGGACAAGTCCGGATGA
- a CDS encoding DUF308 domain-containing protein has product MTDTLSAPEVDHGADRWLTRYYLVRAAFNVAWVAAAFLTPDAAPALAVLFLIYPAWDAAANVVDAQRSGGVRNNPTQAVNAAVSVLTTGAVAVALTGSMNAVLGVFGVWAAVSGLLQLATGLRRRRRAGGQWAMLLSGAQSTAAGVMFVIASTSTEVPDATAVAPYAAFGAFYFVVAAVWLTIGAARRSRNA; this is encoded by the coding sequence ATGACCGATACGCTCAGCGCGCCCGAGGTGGACCACGGTGCTGACCGCTGGCTCACCCGCTACTACCTGGTGCGCGCAGCTTTCAACGTCGCGTGGGTGGCTGCGGCCTTTCTGACCCCCGATGCCGCGCCGGCTCTGGCCGTCCTGTTCCTGATCTACCCGGCCTGGGATGCCGCAGCCAATGTGGTTGACGCACAACGCAGTGGCGGTGTCCGCAACAACCCGACGCAGGCGGTGAACGCGGCGGTCAGTGTGCTCACCACCGGCGCCGTCGCCGTCGCGCTGACTGGCAGCATGAATGCCGTACTCGGCGTATTCGGCGTCTGGGCAGCGGTGTCCGGGTTGCTGCAACTGGCCACCGGATTGCGTCGCCGCCGCAGGGCCGGTGGGCAGTGGGCGATGCTGCTCAGCGGTGCGCAATCGACTGCTGCGGGGGTCATGTTCGTGATCGCGTCGACCTCGACCGAGGTTCCGGACGCGACCGCGGTGGCACCGTATGCCGCGTTCGGTGCCTTCTACTTCGTGGTTGCGGCGGTGTGGCTGACCATCGGTGCCGCCCGGCGATCACGCAACGCTTAG
- a CDS encoding TetR/AcrR family transcriptional regulator, with the protein MPSMSTPDAILDCARASIVAGGYNGFSYADIAAVVGIRKASIHHHFPTKVDLVRTLVQRYRAEAEAGMAESLRTVADPVARLHGYTDYWAACIGVPDTSYCLCALLATQIPVLPDEVATEVRAYFRSLSDWLTAALETGAAQGIFSFTGSPRAEAEVFMATVHGAMLSARAHGDPGVFAAIADSAIDRLRAHT; encoded by the coding sequence ATGCCTTCGATGTCTACCCCCGACGCGATCCTCGACTGCGCCCGCGCATCGATCGTCGCCGGGGGATACAACGGATTCAGTTACGCCGACATCGCCGCCGTCGTAGGCATCCGCAAGGCCAGCATTCACCACCACTTTCCGACCAAGGTCGACCTGGTGCGCACCCTGGTGCAGCGCTACCGCGCAGAGGCGGAGGCGGGGATGGCGGAATCGCTTCGCACGGTGGCAGATCCAGTGGCACGGTTGCACGGCTACACCGATTACTGGGCCGCCTGCATCGGGGTGCCCGACACCAGTTATTGCCTCTGTGCACTGTTGGCCACACAGATTCCGGTTCTGCCCGACGAGGTGGCTACTGAAGTCCGGGCCTACTTCCGGTCCCTGTCGGACTGGTTGACGGCTGCACTGGAAACCGGCGCCGCGCAGGGGATCTTCTCCTTCACGGGCTCACCACGCGCAGAGGCTGAGGTGTTCATGGCCACCGTGCACGGCGCCATGCTCTCGGCGCGGGCGCATGGCGATCCCGGGGTTTTCGCCGCCATCGCCGACAGCGCAATCGACAGGCTCCGCGCACACACCTGA
- a CDS encoding FAD-dependent monooxygenase, which yields MTGHAVISGAGVAGPALAHQLAARGWRSTVIERAPQRREEGQNVDIRGAAREVVRRMGIEDAVRAAGTGEIGTRFVRSDGSVAAEFRVAESGAPDGPTAELEILRGELSRILIDRTAASDYRFGTQIADVTDHRDHVTVTLQDGAEVEADLLVVAEGLYSRTRRFVDPVEVTPLGMYFAYVTIPRIDSDGPWWTWQHETEHRAVHLRPDNLGTTRAILTFLSDVRGLAELDRAGQATILDRTFAGVGGAAPRILAAIADGAPMYFSTVGQVRPASWSRGRITLLGDSAFCNATFGGAGTSLALIGAYVLAGELAAPGDVWDALGRYHRTMQPFIATAPTVRAGALKVANPGSRAGIRALHAGAAIAAGPLGTTVSKLVGIADIGGRDLDLPDYPDGSIA from the coding sequence ATGACCGGACACGCCGTCATCTCGGGCGCCGGTGTCGCCGGCCCCGCTCTGGCTCATCAACTGGCGGCCCGCGGGTGGCGGAGCACGGTGATCGAGCGGGCGCCCCAGCGTCGCGAGGAGGGGCAGAACGTCGACATCCGCGGTGCCGCGCGTGAGGTGGTGCGGCGGATGGGCATCGAGGATGCCGTCCGCGCGGCGGGCACCGGCGAGATCGGAACCCGTTTCGTCCGATCGGACGGGTCGGTGGCGGCAGAGTTCCGGGTGGCCGAGTCGGGTGCCCCCGATGGCCCCACCGCCGAACTGGAGATCCTGCGGGGCGAGTTGTCTCGCATCCTGATCGACCGTACGGCCGCCTCCGACTACCGGTTCGGCACCCAGATCGCCGACGTGACCGATCACCGCGACCACGTGACCGTGACCCTGCAGGACGGCGCGGAGGTGGAAGCAGACCTGCTCGTGGTCGCCGAAGGCCTGTACTCGCGAACGCGGCGCTTCGTCGATCCCGTCGAGGTCACGCCTCTGGGCATGTACTTCGCCTATGTCACCATTCCTCGTATCGATTCCGACGGGCCATGGTGGACCTGGCAGCACGAGACCGAGCACCGCGCGGTGCATCTGCGCCCGGACAACCTGGGCACCACCCGTGCAATTTTGACGTTCCTCTCCGACGTGCGGGGACTGGCGGAACTGGATCGGGCCGGTCAGGCCACGATCCTCGACCGGACCTTCGCCGGCGTCGGTGGCGCGGCACCGCGCATTCTCGCCGCGATCGCGGACGGGGCGCCGATGTACTTCTCGACGGTCGGGCAGGTGCGTCCGGCGTCCTGGAGTCGCGGACGCATCACCCTGCTGGGCGATTCCGCCTTCTGCAATGCCACGTTCGGGGGCGCCGGCACCAGCCTGGCGCTGATCGGTGCCTACGTCTTGGCGGGGGAACTCGCTGCCCCCGGGGATGTCTGGGATGCGCTCGGCCGCTACCACCGGACGATGCAGCCGTTCATCGCGACTGCACCCACTGTCCGGGCCGGTGCGCTGAAGGTGGCGAACCCGGGCTCCCGTGCCGGAATCCGGGCACTGCACGCCGGGGCTGCCATCGCGGCAGGCCCCCTGGGCACAACGGTGTCAAAGTTGGTGGGCATCGCTGATATCGGCGGGCGTGATCTCGACCTTCCCGACTATCCCGACGGTTCGATTGCCTAA
- a CDS encoding cupin domain-containing protein produces MADVDTTTTQGRGGRTAAILRPAEITPRARAGGARTLPMVSARVGARDFLNGITMFPPGAAIAEHFHNCDEAVLILRGNAVAHVAGEQHPVVAGDVSFIPAGIHHYFENVSDTEELHIFWTYASLDADRTIVATGVTTRIDQELDL; encoded by the coding sequence ATGGCCGACGTCGACACCACGACAACCCAGGGGCGCGGCGGACGCACCGCTGCGATCCTGAGACCCGCCGAGATCACACCACGTGCCCGGGCCGGCGGTGCGCGCACACTGCCCATGGTGTCGGCCCGGGTCGGTGCCCGGGACTTCCTGAACGGGATCACGATGTTCCCGCCCGGCGCGGCCATTGCCGAGCACTTCCACAACTGCGACGAGGCGGTGCTGATCCTGCGCGGCAACGCTGTCGCCCATGTCGCCGGCGAGCAGCATCCCGTGGTTGCCGGGGACGTGTCCTTCATTCCCGCCGGCATTCACCACTACTTCGAAAATGTCTCTGACACCGAGGAACTCCACATCTTCTGGACCTATGCCTCGCTGGACGCCGACCGCACCATCGTCGCCACCGGCGTCACCACCCGGATCGATCAGGAACTCGATCTCTGA
- a CDS encoding nuclear transport factor 2 family protein has product MSDTVTTLMNDNLLAVFNERDQSKRQAAQTRTYAAGVRWTDAEGTTTGLDALEAKCIGLQSGLGELQFEAEGPIHELPGFGYLAWRLVNPATGEVQMTGFDAARVEDGKITELWTVLIPPH; this is encoded by the coding sequence ATGTCCGACACCGTCACCACGCTGATGAACGACAATCTGCTCGCCGTGTTCAACGAGCGCGACCAGAGCAAGCGGCAGGCTGCGCAGACACGCACCTACGCGGCCGGAGTCCGGTGGACCGATGCCGAAGGCACCACCACAGGACTCGATGCGCTGGAGGCCAAATGCATCGGACTGCAGTCGGGCCTGGGCGAGTTGCAATTCGAAGCCGAGGGACCAATCCACGAGCTACCCGGATTCGGTTACCTGGCTTGGCGATTGGTGAACCCGGCCACCGGCGAGGTGCAAATGACGGGATTCGACGCCGCGCGGGTTGAGGACGGCAAGATCACCGAACTGTGGACGGTACTGATCCCGCCGCACTGA
- a CDS encoding SDR family NAD(P)-dependent oxidoreductase produces the protein MIDLTGQTALVTGGSRGIGRAVALRLAQAGARVVIADRSDHTAAPATATWKAIEDAGGRGESVALDIADVAAVEAVFADVEARYGLDILVNNAGALLAGSLVDTDDEMWRQQFRINVDGTFFCMRAAVRAMLAAGRRGKIVNVTSISGLRANPGFAAYCSAKAAVVNLTRQAGIDYAASGININSVAPGFVETDMTAIYDRSIRTALEAQTPNGKWASAAQIADAVLFLSSPLADQIVGEILVVDGGWMVGTPVVTG, from the coding sequence ATGATCGATCTGACGGGTCAGACGGCACTGGTGACGGGCGGGTCCCGCGGTATCGGCCGGGCGGTGGCGCTGAGGCTGGCGCAGGCGGGCGCGCGGGTGGTGATCGCCGACCGCTCCGACCACACCGCCGCCCCGGCCACGGCCACCTGGAAAGCGATCGAGGACGCTGGTGGGCGTGGCGAGTCAGTGGCGCTGGACATCGCCGACGTGGCAGCCGTGGAGGCCGTGTTCGCGGACGTGGAGGCGCGGTACGGGCTGGACATCCTGGTCAACAACGCGGGAGCGCTGCTGGCCGGCTCCCTGGTGGACACCGACGACGAGATGTGGCGTCAGCAGTTCCGTATCAACGTCGACGGAACGTTCTTCTGCATGCGTGCCGCGGTACGTGCCATGCTCGCGGCCGGGCGCCGGGGCAAGATCGTCAACGTCACCTCGATCAGCGGTCTGCGCGCGAACCCCGGGTTTGCGGCGTACTGCTCGGCCAAGGCCGCCGTGGTGAACCTCACCCGGCAAGCCGGCATCGACTACGCCGCGAGCGGGATCAATATCAACTCGGTGGCTCCGGGTTTTGTGGAAACCGACATGACGGCCATCTATGACCGATCCATCCGCACCGCGCTGGAGGCCCAGACCCCCAACGGGAAGTGGGCCAGCGCCGCCCAGATCGCCGACGCGGTGCTGTTCCTGTCCTCGCCGTTGGCCGATCAGATCGTGGGGGAGATCCTGGTGGTCGACGGGGGCTGGATGGTGGGTACCCCCGTCGTCACCGGGTAG